Below is a genomic region from Miniphocaeibacter halophilus.
ATTTAAGGGAGATAAATTAGAAGTTTTTGGACCAGAAAAAGATTTTTATAATTTTGAAATTGGAACAATGATAAATGATGAGGGGAAAGAAGTAGATGTAGTTCCTCGAGCAAGGGAAATTTTTAAAACTAAAATTAATTTTCCAGTAAAACCATGGTATATGTTAAGAAAAAAATTATAGGATTAAAACTAGGTTGTAAAAGTTTTATTTACAGTCTAGTTTTTTTTATTTAATTTGATATACTGTTAATAAAATAATCGTGATTACTTTTTTAATTATTAATAAGGAGAGATAATATGGAAAGAATAAAGTTAATTGAAAAAAACAATAATATTATTTTATTTACATGCCAGAACGATAAATCCCTTGAAGTATTAAAGAAAGAAAAAGTAATAGTAAATAAAAAAAGTTACATAGAAAATAGTTTTGGAGAAATTTCAAATATTTTTATTAGGGGATATGATTGGTTTGTAAAAGAAGCAGAAAAAAAAGTAGCAAGACCAGATTATGCACAATACCATATTTGGTGTAGTACAAATGCAGAAAATTGTATGAAACCCATTGAAAATGAAGTAATCTATATTATTGAAGTTCCTAAAGACAAGGTTATTTTTTTTGATTCAGTAAAATGGGATCATGTACTTAATTTAAGATATGTACCAAAGGATGACAATGATTATAATAACTATATAAATAGTTTAAGAAAAAAGGGGATTAAAAGTGAATATGATATCTTTGATGATTCAAAAGGAAATTTAAACTTACTTGAAAGACAAAAGGTAATTGACAGTTGGCCAAGGATTTTTGATATAAGTAGTACTCCTGTTCATTTTATTCAAGCTAATATTTGGGAAATAAGAGAAGAATGGATAAGAGATATTATATACTTTGAAGAAAAAATTCCAGATAAATATTTCACATAGAATTATTTAAAATATAAATATATATATAAGAATATAAATATGATGTTTTATTTTTTCTTATATGATAGAATATTAACATAAGAATAATCATGATTATTTAACAATCACAATTATTTTTGTGGTTAATTATTTAAATTTAGCAAGGAGGAAGTATGAAGAAAGAAAAATTTAGTTTCAAAAAGGAAACGATATTTATTATTTCCATGTTACTGGTCTTTGTAATTGTTCTTTGGGGATTATTACATACATCTAGTTTTGAAAGTACTGCAAACACAGTATTTAACTTTTTATCTGGTAATTTTAGTTGGCTTTATACTCTGGCTATGACATCGTTTGTAGTATATGCATTGTGGCTTGGGTTTATTAGTAAATATAAAAACATAAAATTAGGACCAGATGATTCAAAGCCAGATTATAAAACAATAACATGGTTTGGAATGTTGTTTTCAGCTGGTATGGGTATAGGGTTAGTGTTTTGGGGAATAGCAGAACCACTTAGTCATTATTTACAACCAGCGGCAGGAATTGAAACTGCATCACTGGAGTCGGCTAAATTTGCAATGGAGAAATCGTTTTTACATTGGGGATTACATCCTTGGGCAAATTATTGCATTATAGGTTTAGGATTAGCATATATGCAATTTAGAATGAAAAAACCCGCTTTAGTAAGTAGTATATTTATTCCTTTACTTGGTGAAGAAAAGACTAAAGGAGGCCTTGGGAAATTAATAGATATATTAGCTGTCTTTGCGACAGCAGGAGGAATGGCAACATCTTTAGGATTAGGTACATATCAAATAAATAGTGGTTTAAATTATCTATTTGGCATTCCTGAAAGTACTACAGTCCAGTTAATAATAGTAGTAGGAATAACTATTATATATACAGGAACAGCCGTAGCTGGAATAGATAAAGGGATAGCTGCAATTTCCAATTTAAATATGATTTTAGTGGCTATCTTATTATTGGGTTCTTTTGTATTTGGACCTACTGTTAAAATTTTAAGTATTTTCATTGAAAGTACAGGCCTATATTTACAGAGATTTTTAAGTAGTGCTTTGGAAATGGGTGCATTTAATGAAGATACCTGGTATAGCGGATGGACAATATTTTATTGGGCTTGGTGGATTTCTTGGGCACCATTTGTTGGAGTATTTATTGCTAGAATTTCAAGAGGAAGAACAATAAAAGAATTTGTGGCAGGCGTTTTATTAGTACCAGCAATATTATCTTTTTTATGGTTTGCAATATTTGGTGGTATAGATTTTTCTGTTGATATAGCAATTTTAACAGAGGCTGCTAAGAATACAACTACAGCATTTTTCATTGTAATGAATGAGATACCTTTTGGGACAATATTATCCATGGTAACTGTAGTTTTACTATTTACTTTTTTTATTACATCAGCAAACTCAGCAACTTTTGTTCTTGGTATGCTATGTGATGAAGGAAAACTAGAACCAAATAAAATGAAAATGGGAGTTTGGGGTATTTTAATATCAGCTTTAACTTTAGCACTAATGTTAGGAACTAGTAATGGATTGAATATGTTGCAAACAATTTCCATTGTAGCAGCTTTTCCATTTATATTTATAATGTTTTTTGCTATGTATGCATTAAAAAAAGCCTTGGATAAAGATCCATATACAATTGAATTAGATAGACAAAAGAAACTAGCAAAAGAAAAAGCGGCGGCTTT
It encodes:
- a CDS encoding DUF3841 domain-containing protein, with protein sequence MERIKLIEKNNNIILFTCQNDKSLEVLKKEKVIVNKKSYIENSFGEISNIFIRGYDWFVKEAEKKVARPDYAQYHIWCSTNAENCMKPIENEVIYIIEVPKDKVIFFDSVKWDHVLNLRYVPKDDNDYNNYINSLRKKGIKSEYDIFDDSKGNLNLLERQKVIDSWPRIFDISSTPVHFIQANIWEIREEWIRDIIYFEEKIPDKYFT
- a CDS encoding BCCT family transporter; protein product: MKKEKFSFKKETIFIISMLLVFVIVLWGLLHTSSFESTANTVFNFLSGNFSWLYTLAMTSFVVYALWLGFISKYKNIKLGPDDSKPDYKTITWFGMLFSAGMGIGLVFWGIAEPLSHYLQPAAGIETASLESAKFAMEKSFLHWGLHPWANYCIIGLGLAYMQFRMKKPALVSSIFIPLLGEEKTKGGLGKLIDILAVFATAGGMATSLGLGTYQINSGLNYLFGIPESTTVQLIIVVGITIIYTGTAVAGIDKGIAAISNLNMILVAILLLGSFVFGPTVKILSIFIESTGLYLQRFLSSALEMGAFNEDTWYSGWTIFYWAWWISWAPFVGVFIARISRGRTIKEFVAGVLLVPAILSFLWFAIFGGIDFSVDIAILTEAAKNTTTAFFIVMNEIPFGTILSMVTVVLLFTFFITSANSATFVLGMLCDEGKLEPNKMKMGVWGILISALTLALMLGTSNGLNMLQTISIVAAFPFIFIMFFAMYALKKALDKDPYTIELDRQKKLAKEKAAALK